From a region of the Desulfobulbaceae bacterium genome:
- a CDS encoding Gfo/Idh/MocA family oxidoreductase, giving the protein MSKTYKLGILGCGDFLRWQVGSIKSAANVEVAKLFDPDKANAEKFAAELGGSVATSEDEVLTSKNVDIICLFVPPFLRKELTRKAVENNKQIIATKPMAPNKIIAEEIRDIIGNKVKCGFLYCRTNNALVKTAKEIFDSGELGKLALYRQDWLHHYPAWNNWALDPEKNGGPFMDAMIHNLNISRYLMDSPATKACFFADNLSHQDLKCSDTDMMKVDFAGGGAAYLFITWAAELAVYSTAGNDREHIDILYMITDQGWRITHENGKLVASKNGEKKEYSINGYEKNIYERFADSLTNNSAIPEDMADVNEACKDITIVSACSVAKGNTIKI; this is encoded by the coding sequence ATGAGTAAAACTTACAAATTAGGTATCTTGGGTTGTGGCGATTTTTTGCGTTGGCAGGTTGGAAGTATAAAAAGTGCGGCAAATGTAGAAGTTGCTAAGCTTTTTGATCCAGATAAAGCTAACGCAGAAAAATTTGCTGCTGAATTGGGTGGAAGTGTTGCCACTAGCGAAGATGAAGTTTTGACGAGTAAGAATGTGGATATCATTTGCCTTTTCGTGCCGCCCTTCTTAAGAAAGGAATTGACCAGAAAGGCTGTTGAAAACAATAAGCAGATTATTGCCACCAAACCCATGGCCCCTAATAAAATAATTGCTGAAGAAATAAGAGATATAATTGGCAATAAAGTCAAATGTGGTTTTCTATATTGCCGGACTAATAACGCTTTAGTTAAAACTGCGAAAGAAATATTTGATTCCGGTGAACTGGGAAAACTAGCTCTTTATCGTCAGGATTGGCTACATCATTATCCAGCTTGGAATAACTGGGCTCTTGACCCTGAAAAAAATGGCGGACCATTTATGGATGCCATGATTCATAACTTGAATATTTCCCGGTATTTAATGGACTCACCGGCAACAAAAGCTTGTTTTTTTGCCGATAATCTGTCACACCAAGACTTAAAGTGTTCGGATACAGATATGATGAAGGTAGATTTTGCTGGCGGTGGAGCTGCTTATCTGTTTATAACCTGGGCGGCTGAATTGGCTGTTTACAGCACCGCAGGAAATGACCGTGAACATATTGATATTTTATATATGATTACTGATCAGGGTTGGAGAATCACTCATGAAAATGGAAAATTAGTTGCCTCCAAGAATGGCGAGAAAAAGGAATATTCAATTAATGGTTATGAGAAAAATATTTACGAAAGATTTGCTGATTCTCTTACCAATAATTCCGCTATTCCTGAAGATATGGCTGATGTAAATGAGGCTTGCAAGGATATTACCATAGTTTCAGCTTGTTCGGTAGCAAAAGGTAATACTATTAAAATCTAG